ATAGTTTTGTTTTACAACAATTTGAGATTGTTTTAAACATTTTGTCGAAGTGAATGAACCTTGATACATGATTGACTTGCGTTCGAGGAAAGATCAACGTTGAGCTATTATTCATAAGTAATAGATCCATCATAGCCCATTGTCTTTAGCATGTCATTGGGAGTACATTGATAGTGGATAATAATTTTTCATCATTAGTGATGAAATATCACAACCCTACATCTAAAAAACATAAGGTTGTGAAGTATTTGTATTAATATAAATGGAGGTGGTTTCTCCTACCTttaaatcatctcaaaatttgttATTTCCTTCGTAAtaaaaatttttccttttttctatttGTAGTGCTCGAGGGGATAGGCATAATTTGTCAAACCTCGGTAAATTACATTAGAGGGAGATTTTGTCTAAAATGTTGGGTTTTAAGCAAGATCGTTTATGACCCTTTCGATTAAAcctaatgtgattttttaatacaATAACTTACTCTCTTTTATCCTATTTGCACAACAATTAGTGCATTATTACAATTGATATAAGAGTAACGAATTTTATTCAAGAAAGACAACATCTTCAAGTTTTTAAAACGCACGTATAATTGAGTTGTCGACGAAGACAATGAAAAGTGCATGCCGAACTTGAGAAACCTGCCCAATAGAGATATCAACGAGTGCATACTGAACTTGCTGAACTTGCCTACCCCAACTCCTCCTCCTATAAGGATGTCTATGCTAGATTTGTTAAGTATTGAGCCTTACTTTACACAAACAATGGTGAGTATAACTAGCTTGCCCGCACCTTGATACAAGTCTTTCTAGTGTGTGCCCGATTCAATTTCAACCAAACAATGATGTAACTCTAGCATCGAAGACATCATCGAGTTATGAGTATTGCTCGATTGTAATATTACCACTTTGCTTTTGTTCAAATACCATCATCATTAAAGGTCACTCAAATGTACTAAATATCCTCTCGTAGACCTCAAAAATCTATACTTCATTTCGAATATCCTCTTCATATTTTTAGCTCAGATTTTCTTATGAATCCTCCTTTTTATTTCCTACAACATGACACTATTCTTAAAGGTTATGTTAATAGAATATTCAAATTGAAATACAATACTTAAGTCATTATAGTTAATCTGTTAACTAGATTTATAAATTAGTTAGTCATATTATCAATTAAGATTATATGACCATAATTTATTATAatgacaataaaaataaataaatatttaacatattcaagagaaaaatgaaaaagctaATAACATAACAttggcaaaaaaaaagaaaaggaaaaaagctCATATGATAAATTAAGTTGGAGTAAGGAGTGATTGAAATAATCTTTTGAGAAGTTTATGGTTTGAATGTGTAAATGATGGTGGGTTTTTAGGATTTGAGAGAAGTTGGACAAATAAAATTAGAAGTCAGACTTGACATGTCGAGGTCAAGTTAACTAATATCAAACCTATATAAGTTGGGAGTATTAGATCCTTATCATAATCTCTAAAAATGATAATGACCTTGATACCAGTGGATATCAAGGTTGGGGCTTGGTTATCTTATCATATCTCATGACGATTCTCTTACATGAAAGTAGAATCTTGAGAACTATAGTTATCAAGTTTTCTTCAAATATTATCCACATAAACCTCAACACCCATGGATATCAAGgacatttaatattaaaatacacatgcattttaaaaataaacttcaaacatatatatttaacaaaaaaataaaaataaaacaataaataaataattctccttctaataatatatttttttttatgattgtttGAACTAGATTGAACCGTTTAATTGAATCATTTGGATCATAAATCGATCGGGATACTGGTTCAAAAAACTATTAAACCAATTGATTTAAGAATCGGCATAGATCGGTTGAATTAGacagttaaattaaaaattattttatttttttatctttaataatttatctttaaattctACGCCCAGGATTTAATTAGGAAGCCCTCCAATGAGCTTCCACTTCTACCTAACAAGTTCCTAAAATTGAGTTCGTTGAACTTGCCCCGATTTCTTTAATTTCAAATCCCTCGAGATTTCCAATCTTTTGTCGGATTACAGATGCAAATATTAATTGATTAATAGCTAGGTTAAGTTTCATGCTGCATCTAGACATAATATCTGTAAACTTGTGTACGTAAGTTACAttatattacaaattttaaaaacgaTGTTACTAGAAAAGATAATCATGAATTGTTAACATGAATCATAAAACGAATTTGAAgaatattaaaaatagataaatatagaaaaatttaatattaataccGCGCAAGAGGGTATAAAAATATGTTGAGTGCAGCAATCTGCACATGTAAAGAAATTAaggttagattaaataaatacaaattctCTTAAATTACGCCAACTTAGAGTCTTGGAATTGGATCAATTTACTGTATTAAACCAGATTTGCCGTTTGCTCCATCCTTTTGTATTTTCCTGgacaaaaaattaaaagttgaatGAGAAGTAAACGGATGACGTAAAaggtaaattttaataataatgcaaacatcaattgttaaatttattaattgatttttttgtgagtaatatatAGAAAAAAAGTAATCTAACATAGTAATATACATGCGATGATATGTTTGACGcatcgatttttgaaaataacaGAAATTactttaatgaatttaataattaccaTTTGttcaattctaaaatttttaatttctaaaactATAAGGGCTGAAAATGATCAAATCAAAATACAGGTGCTAAATCCATAATTTATGCAAAGTATAAGGCCTAATAACAGAGTTTGACCTATTTTCTTTATGGGAGTTGTTGGGCCTAGGGTAAAGTCCATTTTGATTTAGGCTTAGACGAGAAAAATAAGTTTGGAAAAAGTAGTAATGCACCTGGCAATATTTTTAGAATGGTGTTGCAGTTATTGGGTTCAAACgtacaattaaaatatatatataaataaaaaaatatggttCAACTAGTTAATAGTGAGTTTAATTGGCTTAATATGCATCAAACGATCTTTAATCTGACCGGTtgacaaatttaatttaaatatcattGACTTTTAAGTTATAATTAATAGATTAAGAGCACTACAACAAAAATGACCTTAAGCAACGTTCGAAAATTGTTGCTTAAACAATAAATTTCATTGCATTAGAGCTTATGCAACGGTTTTGTGATCGTTGTGTATGTGGTCATTGCCTAAACTTAAAAGCAAcacttatttcattttaaacaacGATTTATTTTAATGTTGCTATTGATATTTTGGATAAAGATATTTATTGTTAAGCGTAACATTCATTTGAAAACAAAATGCAACACTTTTTACAGTTACTGCAACACTATGTGTTGCCTAAAATCAAAAGCAACGCTTTTACTTTTTAGAAAATGATTGATTCTAATGTTGCTATTGATGTTTTATGCAACGTTTATTCGAAAGAAAATGCAACAGTTTTTTTACAATTATAACAATGATATGCGAACGTTGCCTAAAGGCTATTTACCTCCATAAAATCACATAAATGATGCACTTCATTTAAATATTgccccttttaaaaataattaaaatcattatgcaagtcaaaatgaaaagaaatgaaatattACAATcgcaattcatttttaaaattctaatctaaataaaataatacttgAAAAGGGTTATGCGCAGTTGAAGATGATGGAGCATGTCCACCCGATATTCCATCTGGGGAACTACCGGTATCACTAGCAGATCCAGCACTCAACAAAAAATATCAAGCATACCTGATGGGATAACCAAGGCAGGATTGGATTGTTGCAAAGCCGCTAATGTTGATTGTAGTCCATGTGTTATCTCTGACTTGTGTTGGTTTAGTATTTTTTTTGCAAGTCTTCTTCCGCTTTTCTTATCTTTGTGTTCACTTGCTCTTGTTGAACTTTGTGAGCACTCTTGGTAGCAAGTTTTTTCAATCCTTTTTTAGTGACACCTCTGTCATATAATCGAACCCGTCCCCCACGTTCATTTCATTAAATTCCTTATTAGCTAAGTTATTTTCTCCTTTTGTATTTGTATTTCCTTAAGCTTAACCTTAATAACAAGCTTGATcttaagaaagaaaatgaaaaatcttGTCGAAATTGAATAGACGGTGAaacaatttcttaaaaaaaatcttgCAAGAAAATCCAAGACTAAAAAGGAATCGAATAAATACAACTTTTGTTGTGATAAGTCTATATTACACCTCGATCTTCGATCTAACAGTCATTGTAATCTAATTGTAAAGGATTTGGTGATTATTGATATTAACCATAGAAAGGAAGCGACATAAGCTTCCTTTGAATCCCACTTACCCTTCGGTGTGGTGAGTTTTATAGGAGGTTTTCTCTCCAACCTCATCACATCTCTGGCGAGAATGCCTTTGGCATGCTGCTATAAACAGAGGAAACTCACCTCTTTAGAGTTGAAATTTTCACAGAGGTCTTACGGGTACGCTTTATAATTTGGGGCACCAGTGAAGAGAGTAATTTCCTTTTTACCCCCtcaacttttattttaaatttgttaattttattatattatttttaatataaaattactttaattattatttaaaataatatatttcattaatcaataataatataatttgaattatttttatgcaaatctaattttaataatttataattattatttaatatatataacactttgtcatttgtaatttttattacaattatacACATTTTATTCTAATGTCattttttactctcttttttcactcttttttttcaCAGCCACTATTAAATTAAATCGAAACATATATTTCTCATTGCTACAATAATCAATTTCACTACcaatcttatttttaattttacccaAATCAATTTTGTggcttcaatttttaaaatatttaattatagttCAAGGGCCAAATtagtaattaatcatttaaattaatattttacgttatcatttaatagataaaatttaatgtaGTGGCTAATTTTCACATTTCTAAGTATATAAAAGATAATTTACCTTTTTCTCCAATAAATGGATTGAAATGCAATCCACCATACAGGAGCTTCCCTGTTACTTTTGGGATCTTCATTATCCAGTTTATTCCATATTTCGTGTAAAAACATAACATTGGTGGAGTACTATGTCCTATGATTTCCACGTTGGAAGAACCAAGAGTTTTATTTGATCAAAGTACAAAATTTACTAAGCAACGgctgctttctttttcttttttattcttgatGATCATGTAATTTGATTGACATGAACATTGAAGCATATTGTAACAACTGGTGGTCTCTGCTGCTTCCCTGCTCTGTCCTGGAAATAATCGGATTCTGACCTTTAACCCTCGTTCGGTAACGCCGCCAGGCGAGTTGTATGTTCACAGCGGCCCATGTTTGCCAATTTGATGAATAATATCTTGCTGTTCTCTTAAGCCTCTCGCTGGCGAATTTGTACTTGAAATGATATGTGATGTATCGGAGATGGTCCGAATCAAGACCAAACGCTTCAACCGATTCGACGCTAACGAATGTAGCAGATGAGGCCGGAAGACGGTCGATAAATGATTGGCGAAGACACCATGAGAGCAGCTCATCACCTATAAAGCCTCCTGCTTCGATTATACTCGTCGCAACCATGCCTTTGCTGAAGCTTTGAGTACGTTTAATGCGTCCATGAACTATAAACACCATTCTTTGCACCGGATCTCCTTCTCTAAATATCTGTTTCATGAGGAAATCAACATGTTTAACAAACCTTGCATCGTTGGGGCACGAGTGTCAGATTCGAGTGCGTGTCCGACATTGGTATGTCGAAGGATCATATCTCTATACTCACATATGATTGAAAATAAAGAGTCCAAGTAAAAAAGAATTTCGCAAACTTATACCTTTTCATCTTTAGAGTAGACAAGAGGTTTAACTCGGTCACAAATGTTATCCAAAATAAGATCATCCAAGTTGTGGAACAAAGGAACCTGACAGAAAGAAGTTGCAATTCAATTGAATTCGGGGACTCGTAAGATATAAACATATGCTCATTCTGCTCCAAATTTTCTTTGTATATTTGATGGATTCAATTAAGGGTCATGTATTTCTTCTTTTGTTAAAGTTGAGGGTCAATATCTCTAGTGTTCTGTACCTTTTTGATGAGGTCAAGGCAAAGATAACGCTTAATGTCCCGCCGAAGGCCTTCAGGCAAATCTTTGATCAATTCCATTTCATCTTCTCCTCCCAAAGTGGCCCATTTCTGGTGTTCAAAACGGCGAACTCTTTGTCTCAAACATGACGGTAACTGCCGACGCTTCATCCACCATTCCATGTCTCGACATCTCAGCTGCATTTGTCTCTTCTTCGCCATGACAGCATGCAAGAAAACCTTGATCATAAAAATAACCCATTGTCACTTAAGTTATGTTCCCATAGAAAATAGGGTAAATGAGAGAGGTTTGAGTCACCTACCTGGATGTTCCCTATGAGTAAAGTGAAGAGCAGCAATCCAGCTAGCACTAAGCATATACTGAATATCACTTCTAACCAGTTACTCGTTGGCTCTAGAATATTTCCGAAGGTGCTGCGAATTGAAACATGGTGTGTGAGAAAATACCAATGAATGGTTATTAATCTTGTGAGTGGAACTTCCAAGATTGAGACTTAAAGCCAAAGATGGAATGGTTATTCAGGCTTTTAGGACACCCTGCCCCAAGATTTTTCTCCAATTGAAATGTGATGTTTAAGCACACTGATATAGAACTAGAAGTTACAATTTTGTGAAGTTACAATTTTGTGACTGACTTTGAACCTATCTGATACAAATTTGAAAGTTCTGTTACTTGGACCCAGATATAAGTATCAGATGTGGGTATATGTCTCGCACGATGAAACCTAGGTTTACCTGAGAGTCATTAAGCCCCAAAATATGGGATAAAGGATCTTAACAGCAACAGAATTGCTAGAAACAACAGGAAGAGCCCACTCATAAATCCCATAATTGAATGGTCCTTCAACGTCTAAGCACAAAGGTTTTCCATTAACTTTTGTTGAGCCACCGCCACAAGACAAAGACAGTTTTCCGCACTGCTCGTTTCTCGCACATTGTTGCCTGAGACACGAGGTTATGCGCTGCATAGTGAGCACATACCAACACCCTCCCGCAACCTGCATTGTGCCAAAAATCAAACCAAACCTTTGTAAAAGTTTTGTGGGGAAGAGATGGTAGCATATTGGATATCaatattctttttaatattttaatatgaatctatatgatttcttgaaattttaattctatttattatttgtaataaatttgaataatataatCTAAGTCCAAATATTAGAATGTTTTATAAAGAATAGTGAAGCGAATTTAGAAAATAGAtgcttaaaaattaatattaacgtaatttaaatattatcaaaatCCATAATAATCAATCTTCCATCAGctaacaaaaagaaaatcaagtttATAGGGAAGACTTTACATGAGAAGCTATGAAGTAGGCAATGAGATTAAGGCCAAAACCCCACCAAATGGTGCCAAAGACATAACCAGTGACCTTCTTCATCCTTCTCATCAAGCAAATGGTGTGGTGAACTTTTGGGAGGAATTGGAACAAGAAACTCAAGAACAGTATATTCATTATATGCCTGATGTGCTCTTCCCTCATTAGTTTTGGTAAAACTAACCAGAACACTGCCTGCAAAACAACACAAGAATTAGGATGTTACGGTCCCATCGTGATGTTACAGTTGTTAATGTGGCATCACCTAAGATTCAACATACCTGAGGAACTGGGAGAATCACGAAGGCATCAAACCAGAAACCTTTAACCGAACGAACATAATGAGAAGCAATGACACGAGAGTCCCACACCAGTTTCCCGCAACCGACGACGAGGGACTCCCTCGACACGTACGCCAACCTGAACTGAAGCCATATATGGAACAAATGCACAGCGTCGACACAAGTCCGAAGGACGGTAACAGTCACGGCAAGCCCACTATCCATGTACAAACAAGGCCATCCATCTCTGCCTATAGATACAGCATAAAAGAAGAGAGGATCAATGGCTAAGGCCATTGCACGAGCCAGCAGGATTGAACGGTTCCATTTCTGTACCCGCTTGCTCCTCGGGTCAAGCACTCCTCGTCGTCCGCCGAACGGACCGGAAGGCTGCCGAGTGGCTGCTAGAGTCGAGTTCTTCTCCAGGCAAGCTCGGGCGTGAATGGGAACGAGGGAAGAGCCGGCGTAGGCTTCCCATTCCGGAGGGTGTGCTTGGTCGCAGCTGGTGGAGTGGAAAACTGGGAGTCCCACTTGAGTGCAAGCGTAGCATTCAATGGGGTTGGGAATCAGGTTGTCTTCGTTGATGTCGCCGCTGCCATTATCAGAGCTCTCGGCCGGAGATATTTGAAGGTGACTACGTGCAGTCCACCAGCTGGAGAAATTGGAGAGAGAAGGCATGGTGGGTTGGTGGAACCATGggagagaaaggaaagaaaaggaagtATGATAAAAGAAAACAAGGAGAGAGAGAAAGGAATAGGAGAGGAAGGCAAGGAAGATGGAGTTATTTGGAGGGACAGGGTATCATTAGAGGATAAATTATACCAACTTAATTATgagtaaattttgttttaatcatttaacttaaaattactaTTTC
The sequence above is drawn from the Gossypium hirsutum isolate 1008001.06 chromosome A05, Gossypium_hirsutum_v2.1, whole genome shotgun sequence genome and encodes:
- the LOC107897381 gene encoding cyclic nucleotide-gated ion channel 2; this encodes MPSLSNFSSWWTARSHLQISPAESSDNGSGDINEDNLIPNPIECYACTQVGLPVFHSTSCDQAHPPEWEAYAGSSLVPIHARACLEKNSTLAATRQPSGPFGGRRGVLDPRSKRVQKWNRSILLARAMALAIDPLFFYAVSIGRDGWPCLYMDSGLAVTVTVLRTCVDAVHLFHIWLQFRLAYVSRESLVVGCGKLVWDSRVIASHYVRSVKGFWFDAFVILPVPQAVFWLVLPKLMREEHIRHIMNILFLSFLFQFLPKVHHTICLMRRMKKVTGYVFGTIWWGFGLNLIAYFIASHVAGGCWYVLTMQRITSCLRQQCARNEQCGKLSLSCGGGSTKVNGKPLCLDVEGPFNYGIYEWALPVVSSNSVAVKILYPIFWGLMTLSTFGNILEPTSNWLEVIFSICLVLAGLLLFTLLIGNIQVFLHAVMAKKRQMQLRCRDMEWWMKRRQLPSCLRQRVRRFEHQKWATLGGEDEMELIKDLPEGLRRDIKRYLCLDLIKKVPLFHNLDDLILDNICDRVKPLVYSKDEKIFREGDPVQRMVFIVHGRIKRTQSFSKGMVATSIIEAGGFIGDELLSWCLRQSFIDRLPASSATFVSVESVEAFGLDSDHLRYITYHFKYKFASERLKRTARYYSSNWQTWAAVNIQLAWRRYRTRVKGQNPIISRTEQGSSRDHQLLQYASMFMSIKLHDHQE